One segment of Streptomyces sp. YIM 121038 DNA contains the following:
- a CDS encoding globin — translation MNEIPRGTLQEQTFYEQVGGEETFRRLVRRFYEGVAEDPLLRPMYPEEDLGPAEERLVLFLMQYWGGPRTYSDNRGHPRLRMRHAPFTVDRAAHDAWLRHMRAAVDSLDLTEEHEHTLWNYLTYAAASMVNTPG, via the coding sequence GTGAATGAGATCCCGCGCGGCACGCTTCAGGAGCAGACCTTCTACGAACAGGTCGGCGGCGAGGAGACCTTCAGGCGCCTGGTGCGCCGGTTCTACGAGGGCGTCGCCGAGGACCCGCTCCTGCGGCCCATGTACCCGGAGGAGGACCTGGGCCCGGCCGAGGAGCGCCTCGTGCTGTTCCTGATGCAGTACTGGGGCGGCCCCCGCACCTACAGCGACAACCGCGGCCACCCGCGGCTGCGCATGCGCCACGCCCCCTTCACGGTCGACCGCGCGGCCCACGACGCCTGGCTCCGGCACATGCGCGCGGCGGTCGACTCCCTGGACCTCACCGAGGAGCACGAGCACACGCTGTGGAACTACCTGACCTACGCGGCCGCCTCCATGGTGAACACCCCGGGCTGA
- a CDS encoding methyltransferase domain-containing protein: MGAQAPLRDEPDPVVAAEARAALVRDIEAGGAFDGDPGWREAFDAVPRHVFVPYYYVSQTGGYERLWGEDPDPVRRARWLRGAYADAPLATRVRDGELLSSSSQPSLMAKMLVELRVGDGGPYDVLEIGAGTGYNAALLAHRLGDGRVTTVDLDPEITESARRHLAVAGYRPTVVTGDGAAGCPRRAPYDRIVATCTLNSVPRPWLAQCRPGALVLAPLATGLIALRVRDATHAEGRFLHTPAYFVPLRGGSGRMAQEPQLGGLPRRALQSELFRFLLELTAGTLDPYEALALWQRERRPVRERFGVTVSGEYAWAWLDDPEGPYAWPL; encoded by the coding sequence ATGGGTGCGCAAGCTCCGCTCAGGGACGAACCCGACCCCGTCGTCGCCGCCGAGGCGCGGGCCGCTCTGGTGCGGGACATCGAGGCGGGCGGTGCCTTCGACGGCGATCCCGGCTGGCGGGAGGCGTTCGACGCGGTGCCGCGGCACGTGTTCGTGCCCTACTACTACGTGAGCCAGACCGGGGGCTACGAGCGGCTGTGGGGCGAGGACCCCGACCCGGTGCGGCGGGCCAGGTGGCTGCGCGGGGCGTACGCGGACGCGCCGCTCGCCACCCGCGTCCGGGACGGGGAGCTGCTCTCCTCCAGCAGCCAGCCCTCGCTCATGGCCAAGATGCTGGTGGAGCTCCGGGTCGGTGACGGCGGGCCGTACGACGTCCTGGAGATCGGCGCGGGCACCGGCTACAACGCGGCGCTGCTCGCGCACCGGCTCGGGGACGGCCGCGTCACGACCGTCGACCTGGACCCGGAGATCACCGAGTCCGCGCGGCGGCACCTCGCCGTGGCCGGGTACCGGCCCACCGTGGTCACCGGGGACGGGGCCGCGGGGTGTCCGCGCCGGGCGCCGTACGACCGGATCGTCGCGACCTGCACGCTGAACTCGGTGCCGAGGCCGTGGCTGGCGCAGTGCCGTCCGGGGGCCCTTGTGCTCGCGCCCCTGGCGACGGGGCTCATCGCGCTGCGGGTGCGGGACGCCACCCACGCGGAGGGGCGGTTCCTGCACACGCCCGCGTACTTCGTGCCGCTGCGCGGCGGCAGCGGCCGGATGGCGCAGGAGCCGCAGCTCGGGGGGCTGCCGCGCCGGGCGCTGCAGAGCGAGCTGTTCCGCTTCCTCCTGGAGCTGACGGCCGGGACCCTGGATCCGTACGAGGCGCTCGCGCTGTGGCAGCGGGAGCGGCGGCCGGTGCGGGAGCGGTTCGGGGTGACGGTCAGCGGGGAGTACGCGTGGGCGTGGCTGGACGACCCCGAAGGGCCGTACGCCTGGCCGCTGTGA
- a CDS encoding thioesterase family protein yields MARHLYSCPLRWSDMDAFGHVNNAVFLRYLEEARIDFMFRLSSEDGPSFSGGSVVARHEIDYLRPLVHRHEPVTIESWVTKIGAASLTVSYEIKDPEQVYVRATTVVVPFDLRAQRPRRITAEERAVLEEYQDDGAGGAEALVA; encoded by the coding sequence ATGGCCCGTCATCTGTACAGCTGCCCGCTGCGGTGGTCGGACATGGACGCCTTCGGGCACGTCAACAACGCGGTCTTCCTGCGGTACTTGGAAGAGGCGCGCATCGACTTCATGTTCCGGCTCTCGTCGGAGGACGGCCCGTCGTTCTCCGGCGGGTCCGTGGTGGCACGGCACGAGATCGACTATCTGCGGCCGCTGGTGCACCGGCACGAGCCGGTCACCATCGAGTCGTGGGTGACGAAGATAGGCGCCGCGTCCCTGACGGTCTCGTACGAGATCAAGGACCCGGAGCAGGTGTACGTGCGGGCGACGACGGTCGTCGTGCCGTTCGACCTGCGGGCGCAGCGTCCCCGGCGGATCACCGCCGAGGAGCGCGCGGTCCTGGAGGAGTACCAGGACGACGGCGCGGGCGGTGCGGAGGCGCTGGTCGCATGA
- a CDS encoding FHA domain-containing protein: MPGPGGAPGGPPRPGFDGSAGPGGPGPHGGPGGPGGPGGRGPFGGPEGPGGPGRAPGGPGGPGGPGPFGGPGGPGAAGGPGGPGGPGGPGGPGAPGGRGPFGGPDGPGGPGGPGPGGPGPGPGGPGGPGGFGGPEGPGRPGGPGGPGGPGAGGPGPGGPGPAGGPGPFGGPEGPGGARPFGEGPGGPGGGPGGPGGPGGPRPFGGPEGPGGPGGPRPFGGPGAPNGPGAPEGPGGPGSGPAGPGGPGGSGGPNPGSQFPPSAGSGSGHDPFDYQGSRPSQVNRPAEPIPPFGGGPSAPPPGGPESGAPQGFQQGPPAPPAFPRETGAPQGPPPPGPGPSGPLTGGDDWVLSPPSAEAPAQGFPPQGQPQGPGTWTATVGPDREYFMAMMQRSGPEAAGLNLPAYSPEQHRPLVGNQVTIGRRRHSTGDTPDIDLSVPPEDPGVSHQHAILVQQPDGGWAVVDQNSTNGTTVNGGEEPIQPFVPVPLQDGDKVHVGAWTTITVRRD; encoded by the coding sequence ATGCCCGGCCCCGGCGGGGCGCCCGGCGGCCCGCCGCGGCCCGGCTTCGACGGGTCCGCTGGGCCTGGCGGGCCCGGTCCGCACGGTGGCCCCGGCGGTCCTGGTGGGCCTGGTGGCCGCGGTCCGTTCGGTGGTCCCGAGGGGCCCGGCGGCCCCGGGCGTGCGCCGGGTGGGCCCGGCGGTCCTGGTGGTCCTGGTCCGTTCGGTGGGCCCGGGGGTCCTGGCGCGGCCGGGGGCCCCGGTGGGCCGGGTGGTCCCGGCGGCCCCGGGGGTCCTGGCGCGCCTGGCGGCCGTGGGCCGTTCGGTGGGCCTGACGGTCCCGGTGGGCCCGGCGGCCCGGGTCCGGGTGGTCCCGGTCCGGGTCCGGGTGGCCCTGGCGGTCCCGGTGGGTTCGGTGGCCCGGAGGGTCCCGGTAGGCCGGGCGGTCCGGGCGGTCCCGGCGGCCCGGGCGCGGGCGGTCCCGGTCCGGGTGGTCCCGGTCCCGCGGGTGGCCCTGGTCCGTTCGGTGGCCCGGAAGGCCCCGGCGGCGCCCGTCCCTTCGGCGAGGGCCCCGGTGGGCCTGGCGGCGGACCCGGTGGCCCCGGCGGGCCCGGTGGCCCCCGCCCGTTCGGCGGCCCGGAAGGCCCCGGTGGTCCCGGCGGCCCCCGTCCCTTCGGTGGCCCCGGTGCCCCGAACGGCCCTGGCGCGCCCGAAGGCCCCGGCGGGCCGGGCAGCGGTCCTGCCGGGCCCGGTGGCCCCGGAGGCTCCGGCGGCCCCAACCCCGGTTCCCAGTTCCCCCCGTCCGCGGGCTCCGGCTCCGGCCACGACCCCTTCGACTACCAGGGCTCCCGCCCCTCGCAGGTGAACCGCCCCGCCGAGCCGATCCCGCCCTTCGGCGGCGGCCCGTCCGCGCCGCCGCCCGGCGGCCCGGAGAGCGGCGCGCCGCAGGGGTTCCAGCAGGGTCCCCCGGCGCCGCCCGCGTTCCCGCGCGAGACCGGTGCCCCGCAGGGGCCCCCGCCGCCGGGCCCCGGCCCGTCGGGTCCGCTGACCGGTGGCGACGACTGGGTCCTCTCGCCTCCCTCGGCCGAGGCCCCCGCACAGGGCTTCCCGCCCCAGGGGCAGCCGCAGGGCCCGGGGACCTGGACCGCGACCGTCGGCCCCGACCGCGAGTACTTCATGGCGATGATGCAGCGCAGCGGCCCCGAGGCCGCGGGCCTGAACCTGCCCGCGTACTCGCCCGAGCAGCACCGCCCGCTGGTCGGCAACCAGGTCACGATCGGCCGCCGTCGGCACTCCACCGGCGACACCCCCGACATCGACCTGTCGGTGCCGCCGGAGGACCCGGGCGTATCGCACCAGCACGCGATCCTGGTCCAGCAGCCCGACGGCGGCTGGGCGGTCGTCGACCAGAACTCGACCAACGGCACCACGGTCAACGGCGGCGAGGAGCCCATCCAGCCGTTCGTCCCCGTCCCGCTCCAGGACGGCGACAAGGTGCACGTGGGCGCCTGGACGACGATCACCGTCCGCCGCGACTGA